From a single Podarcis raffonei isolate rPodRaf1 chromosome 10, rPodRaf1.pri, whole genome shotgun sequence genomic region:
- the PDGFB gene encoding platelet-derived growth factor subunit B isoform X4: MGDPIPEEIYELLSDSSLRSIRDLQQVLRIDSVEEDNSTSYLNTTRIHPGQNPVSFLRGRRSLVGGEPVEPAVIAECKTRTEVFEISRTMVDPTNANFLVWPPCVEVQRCTGCCNTRNMQCRATRVRERHIQVNKIEIVRKKPVFNKAIVALEDHLECRCEAVSPRAFSRPNSREHRAGGPPLSTRASLPARARAHRLPPQKRKHRKFKHVHDKKALKEIFPA; the protein is encoded by the exons GGAGACCCCATCCCTGAAGAGATATATGAATTGCTGAGTGACAGCTCATTGCGCTCCATCAGAGACCTTCAGCAGGTCCTTCGGATAGACTCCGTAG AAGAAGATAACTCCACTTCATACCTGAATACTACCAGAATACATCCTGGTCAAAATCCTGTTTCTTTTCTCCGAGGAAGACGAAGTCTAG TTGGAGGAGAACCTGTGGAGCCAGCAGTAATTGCAGAGTGCAAGACACGGACAGAAGTCTTTGAAATCTCCCGGACCATGGTGGATCCCACCAACGCCAACTTCCTGGTGTGGCCGCCATGCGTGGAAGTGCAGCGGTGCACAGGCTGCTGCAATACCCGAAACATGCAGTGCCGCGCCACGCGGGTCCGTGAGCGCCACATCCAG GTAAATAAGATTGAAATTGTCCGAAAGAAACCAGTCTTTAATAAAGCCATTGTGGCCTTGGAAGACCACCTGGAATGTCGATGTGAAGCAGTATCACCCAGAGCGTTCAGCCGGCCAAACTCACGAGAGCATAGAG CAGGTGGGCCGCCACTGAGCACTCGggcttctcttccagcaaggGCACGAGCGCACCGGTTGCCACCACAAAAGAGGAAGCATCGGAAGTTCAAGCATGTGCACGATAAGAAGGCCCTGAAAGAAATCTTCCCAGCATAG